From the genome of Streptomyces sp. V1I1, one region includes:
- the sodN gene encoding superoxide dismutase, Ni, producing MLSRLFAPKVKVSAHCDLPCGVYDPAQARIEAESVKAVQEKFQANEDPHFRARATVIKEQRAELAKHHVSVLWSDYFKPPHFEKYPELHQLVNDALKALSAAKASTDPATGQKALDYIAQIDKIFWETKKA from the coding sequence ATGCTCTCCCGCCTGTTTGCCCCCAAGGTGAAGGTCAGCGCCCACTGCGACCTGCCCTGCGGTGTCTACGACCCGGCCCAGGCCCGCATCGAGGCCGAGTCGGTCAAGGCCGTCCAGGAGAAGTTCCAGGCCAACGAGGACCCGCACTTCCGGGCCCGCGCCACGGTCATCAAGGAGCAGCGCGCGGAGCTCGCCAAGCACCACGTCTCGGTGCTGTGGAGCGATTACTTCAAGCCGCCGCACTTCGAGAAGTACCCGGAGCTGCACCAGCTGGTCAACGACGCCCTGAAGGCGCTGTCGGCCGCGAAGGCGTCGACGGACCCGGCGACGGGCCAGAAGGCGCTGGACTACATCGCCCAGATCGACAAGATCTTCTGGGAGACGAAGAAGGCCTGA